Proteins co-encoded in one Aethina tumida isolate Nest 87 chromosome 7, icAetTumi1.1, whole genome shotgun sequence genomic window:
- the LOC109605319 gene encoding uncharacterized protein LOC109605319, translated as MRPFVLSSFLLAVACVANAGEASKASKTEKRGIISDIGDHGSISIGGGHGGISLGGGDLGGHGGGLELGGHGGGLGGGLGGGHGGFGGGLGGLGGGLGGFGGGIGGGIGGGFGGGAGGGGGGGGGATISTVTQTVGVPVPVPQPYTVTRPVPVPVAQPVAVPVPRPVPVSVPVPRPVVVPRPVPVTVTRPVPVAVPTPVRVPVAQPVAVEVPQPYPVTIPQPVAVPVRQTVVVPVAQPIFVGGGGGGGAGGAGGLGGGLGGGLGGGLGGGFGGGHGGGLGGGLGGGHGGLGGGHGISISSGGYGGGYGGGHGGASISTISIGHGSSLGGGHGGGLSLGGHGGGLSLGGHGGGLSLGGHGGGLSLGGGHGGATSYSSISLGGSSKY; from the exons ATGAGACCGTTTGTG TTATCCTCGTTTCTCCTAGCAGTCGCCTGCGTGGCAAATGCCGGCGAGGCTAGCAAGGCCAGCAAAACTGAGAAACGCGGCATCATCAGCGATATCGGCGATCATGGTTCAATCTCGATCGGTGGAGGCCACGGAGGAATCTCCCTTGGAGGCGGTGATCTGGGCGGTCACGGAGGCGGCCTCGAACTCGGAGGCCACGGCGGTGGTCTTGGCGGAGGACTTGGAGGTGGACATGGAGGATTCGGCGGTGGACTAGGTGGATTGGGAGGTGGATTAGGTGGATTTGGCGGTGGAATTGGAGGTGGAATTGGAGGTGGATTCGGAGGTGGTGCCGGAGGCGGCGGCGGTGGTGGCGGTGGTGCCACCATCAGCACCGTTACCCAAACCGTCGGCGTACCAGTACCAGTACCACAACCCTACACTGTCACCAGACCTGTTCCAGTACCAGTTGCCCAACCAGTAGCCGTACCAGTACCAAGACCAGTACCT GTCTCTGTGCCAGTACCACGACCAGTTGTAGTACCCCGTCCCGTACCAGTAACAGTAACCCGTCCAGTACCAGTAGCTGTACCAACTCCAGTCCGTGTACCAGTAGCTCAACCAGTCGCTGTTGAAGTACCACAACCCTACCCAGTCACCATTCCACAACCAGTCGCCGTGCCTGTCCGTCAAACTGTCGTAGTACCAGTTGCTCAACCCATCTTCGTAGGAGGAGGCGGCGGCGGTGGCGCCGGCGGTGCTGGTGGACTTGGCGGTGGTCTCGGAGGCGGTCTCGGCGGTGGACTCGGCGGAGGATTCGGCGGTGGACACGGAGGTGGTCTCGGCGGTGGACTCGGCGGTGGACACGGTGGACTTGGAGGTGGTCACGGAATCAGCATCTCCTCCGGTGGATACGGAGGCGGTTACGGAGGCGGCCACGGTGGAGCATCCATCTCTACGATCTCCATTGGTCACGGATCCAGCTTGGGCGGTGGACATGGAGGTGGTTTGTCCTTGGGTGGACATGGAGGTGGTTTGTCTTTAGGTGGACATGGAGGTGGTTTGTCCTTAGGAGGACATGGAGGTGGTTTGTCATTGGGAGGCGGTCACGGCGGTGCCACCAGCTATTCCAGCATCTCCTTGGGAGGTTCGTCCAAATACTAA
- the LOC126266256 gene encoding uncharacterized protein LOC126266256, producing MVKEHLGMIIGNILYKDFYPLEIDTVFNKIKETFSILLDNATWISNDYIEKAKSKVNNTVLAITGGKPVPEKLDKYYENLKTTPNNFLDNFINIIKLNTMMDFKNINRKNLRQEYENYKLNEPAFVLNQNILCIDYYY from the exons ATGGTTAAAGAACATTTAGGAATgattattggaaatattttgtacaaagACTTTTATCCCTTGgag ATCGACACGgtgttcaataaaattaaggaaaCTTTTTCTATCTTGTTGGATAACGCCACTTGGATTTCGAATGATTACATTGAAAAGGCAAAATCGAAGGTGAATAATACCGTACTCGCAATTACAGGAGGCAAACCTGTCCCGGAAAAActagataaatattatgaaaat CTTAAAACAACAcctaataattttctagaCAACTTCATAAAcatcataaaattgaatactatgatggattttaaaaatattaaccggaAGAATTTACGACAAGAATATGAGAactacaaattaaatgaaccAGCGTTTGTGCTTAATCAAAATATCCTatgtattgattattattactga